TATTCGAAACATTGAAAAAGAACTCAAATGTTTAAACATCTTATTAAGTGATTAATTCAATTAGAACAAATAAggcaataacaacttactaccaAAAGTGTTGTTATTGCCTTATTGGTTCTAATTCAAATTCAAGTAATTTATTGCAAAAGTGTTgcgaaaatattgtaaatgtagcaattttcatagtttaaatggaataaaaattaaacaatgatttttttcctaataaaaattgatttgtaaaataatataatccaaaatatgaatattatcTAAAAAGAGTGGGCCCAATAGGCTCActaaaaatacaacaaaaatggtttttttttttttttttttttttttttttttttttgagaaactacaAAAATGGTTtctttgtaaaataatataatccaaAACATGCATATTAGAGGGAgcctaaaacaacaaaaattatccgCTGCCAGGATTTGAACCTGGATTCTATAATCATCATATCAAGAATTGCCAATGTGCTACAGCGGATTTCATGTACTatttatcatcattattttttttatttagtactTTTCAACAAGctgaaaaacaataaattttcacttTGTACGCTATACTTTAAATGGGGCACAAATTAAAccctgcttttatttttttttaatttttggatataTCCTTCAAAGACAAGACAATTTCGTTGCTTCCAAACCAGATAAGCAGTAACAGAAAAATCTTCTAATTCTCTTGCAGTTACCAACATTCTTTAACTGttactaaaataaaatctattacTTATCAACATAAATAAACAGACAAAGCATGGCCTTGGCTCGGTAGctcatgggaaaaaaaattaaggatgcTATCATAGTTTCTTATCAATGTGACTGAATCTCGGGTTGAGAAACTAGACAAGTGAATGTGTTACATTTGACATTGAAATAATTGAAGCAGTTCAGGATCATCGTTTTGGTCTAGTGCAGTTAATGGTTAGTAACTTAGTATGTGTAGATAAAGCACCAGATGTTAATGTGAGCTTAGAATTTTAACTTAATGTGATTATGATATTAATTTGGACTTGTTAGGCTTAGGCTTGtctattaattttcccaaactaatcaaaattcttttttaaaactGGATTGCAGCTAGAACAGACTTGCTAAGTATTCAAGGGGTGTAAAAACTGATCGACAATTTATCATATACAACATATCATAGTAATCATAGAAGTATTACAAGCCAGTACAGcctcaagaaaataaaatcgtAGCACTACTACAAGCTAGTGCATGCACatgaaaataaactaataaaatacaAGTCTCTAGTACTTCTTGAAGCTTCCAAATCAGTTGTCAACCGCTTGTTCTCCAAGCCTCTACTTTGTCTTCGTAGTTTGTATGGCGAAATTATTATGTTACCTGTTTCTTGCCCACTATTGTTGTGCTTTGCCCTCCTATATAGCATTTCATTCATTTGTTTAAAGATGATTTGCAATTTCTTGATCTGAGCCTAAATTTTGGGGGCTTAATCTTCCTTAAGCTTTGGAAATTATTTCTTCTAGTTCAGTTTTTCGACCATGAGCCCTTACCAAAAGTTCAGTTGGCTGCATGTTAGTTTTGATTCACAGACAGATCATTTTGATATGACATTGTTTAACCTTTGCAGTGAACATAAGTCTGGATTCTTGTGGCTCAGGTGAagtcatataatttttttagtatgaCTGAAACTAATTCATGTTGATACAATGGAAATACTATATTGATAATGCCATATAAGAAGGATTGGTACCTCCCAGGCACATAAGTGCTTGGGGTAAAAGGAGGGGAGGGTAGGGTTATAGCATTAGGATTTTGAaccaatataaaaaaacaaataaataattttttttttaaatgccataTAAGAAGGAAAACATCTTTTAAAGCAACTTTGGttgcatttccttttttttctttttgactaaTTTAAATTTCTCTGCATTTCAGCTCAGAGGATGCTTTTTGGTCTTGGGCCATTTCTCGGTGGAATTATTCTTGTTGCATTTGCCCTTGCTTTCCATCTTCAGCATGCTTTTCTAATGGGTGTAGCTTTTGGCATTGCCTTTGTCCTTAGTACTTGGTGACCATCACAGCTACTTTTCTCTTCAAAATTGGATTTATGCCTCTTGCATTACTGCTTGCAATGGGAGCTGCATTCGTCCAAGCTACAGGTTCTAGTGTCTTGAAGCTTGCAGGTCGCAAAAGAGCTTCAGTGAATAACTTGCCTACGGTAACTACTTTCCCGGTGAATGTTCACACATTTCAGTCATTCATGTCATGTGCAGCAGTTGCCTTTCATGCTTTGGCTGAGGGATTTCCAAGTGGCTACATCAAAATCTCTCATGGTCCTTCTTGTCTCTCTACATGGGTTCCCTTCTGTTGCAGCTGTGGCCAGCTGCATATTTGGGGCTACTGACCGCTGGGTGCTGGCATGGGCCCCTTGCAGCTGCTGCCTTAATTGGGTTTACAGGTCCTTTATCCGCAATTGGATCCATACTTGCGGGAATTGACTACACAGGTCTAGACCATGTGATGGTGTTTGCTAATGGGGGATTACTCCCAAGCTTTGGAAGAATTATCAAGAGAGCAGTAAGGTTGGAGACACAAAAAGGCAGTTACGGAGTTGCAGTGGGAGTGGGGTTTGCTTGCACACACCTTACTGCAACTCTTCACCAGAGGCTGACAGATGAGTTGATATTGTTGCAGCTCATGCTTATGTGTAATTATTAGGTGCCCATGTTTGTGGTTAGCATGGTCATCTTTCAACATTTGAGCTTAACACTTGTGCTAGGCACCCCTAAGAAATTGCAGAAGAGATTCAGTGCAAAGGGGCTGTTATAAAGGAAATGTTCCTCAAAAGTATGCCAGGAGATGAGAGGTTTCCTATAGTGCTCATAGATAATATCATTATTTTCCCCTTCTTTTATagaaagaacaaataaaataagatttgaaGTTTTCCTTTGATTGTCCGTTTACATGGCATCGTTATGATTCAAACATATTTCACatttagagaggaaaaaaaaattaaaatggatttCGATAAATAACCTTTTTCTCCTATTAGCTGCCTATCTTATTGAGCAGGTATGAAATCGAAATGTTTCTCCTGGAAAATTAAGTACCCCATTGATGCTACCATATGATGAATGTAAGGCTATGGACATTGTTGATTTGTTATACTTTAATTTCTCATAATGACTTTCTATGATTGTCAAACAACTTTCTGTGGTGGTGATTGTGTCTGGTTCCATGCTAATCCTCAgcacagttttttattttattttttaaattaagatgAATTTCATTGAAACACAATAGAACCACTATAAACCGAGTCTATGTTTGCCGGAGGCAGGGGGTAACACTATACAGCATATGAGCTACGACAAATTGATACAACCCCAAATCCACCTAGCTTTTGACTCTAGGAGAATTCCAATTGGTAGTTAAGACAAAAGACTTTGTTGATGAGGGATCCTTAAATTTTCTTGCTAACCTCCATTTTGCCTCTTAGCATCTCTGCATATGTTTTTGTTTACTTCCTCCTCTGTTTTGACAACACACCACCATAAATTCTATTCGCTATGATATATTTTTCACGGGAAGCATTGTGCATATTTCAGCAGTAGAATTATTAACCCAATGACAACCCTTTGATATATTTCTTACAGGAAGTATCCTAATTCTATTGATAACGAGTGGgattaaataaattcaatcaTGGAAATTGCTGAATTATACCACAATTTTAGTAACAACTAAAGCgacaaacagaaaaaataaaaataaaaactgaagcAATACTTCTGGAAATGATGGTTTTAATATATGTCATACTGACTCATACACAAACATGAAATTAGTTGGCCCTCTCAGATTGCATTATGAAACTAGTTGTCCCTGCCAGATTCCATTTACCATTGGATTCTCAAATTTGTTGGCGTCCTATTGAGATCACAATATATAGATTGTTGGAGAATGACCAAAACCCAAGTCTTTGGTAACggtttttcttttgtaacaCACTTATGGTTGGTTGAACGtctagaaagagagagcaatACAGATTGTaggaaattatatatattaataatttacaaGTTCATGCACTATACTGTTTTCTAATCATCATCAACATCGACAAATATTTGGCCTGAAAATTTTGGGTTGACTTCTACGCGTCAAAAAAATAACTCACCATTTTTAAGATATCATACAGAAATCACAAAAATAACAAGAAGTCTCAAACAGAAAACATTTTGATTCGATTAGAGCCAGGCGAAACACATTGAGTTGGGGATACCAAGTATCATCTCCATGAAAACACTTAGAAGTAAGTAGTATTATGACTTTCATATGAGCTAAACTTTGACCGTGATCATGATCCAAGCATataagaaaattgcaaaaacatcACTAACAAAAAGAGCTAAAAACATGAAAGATGGAAACTCCAAACTAAACTAACACTTTCACTTGTAAGTCGACTGATTGCTCTGCAAATCCTTACCCCCATCAATCAACTTCTCCTTCTCTGCAACCAAACCCACCTCCACTGCAACCGGTTTAGCTTCCTCAACGCTCTGAGACCCTGTCAACCTAGCCAATATCACAAAGGACATCCCACCAAGAACATTGTTCAAGCATCTCAGAACCACCACTGAGGACTTAAACGCCAATGGAGGTAACCCTTTAGCCAACAAGAACTCGATCCCATTCAAAGTCTGGTACCTGAAATTACTACTAATCCCCATGTGAAGAGCCCAAGTGAGTGAATTCAACAGAGTTGGAGGAGCCTTATTGGGGGTCTCAAAATTGGGATCCATTTTCTTCCTCATACTGATCAACCCATTTGAAAGTACAGTCCCTACAAGCCCGGCAGCAAACCCAACAGCTGCAAAGACAGCTCCTTTGTACACAAAAGTCCCACATCGATTGAGAAGTGAATAAGCACCAGGCTCAAACATATGGCTGGGGGGACAGCTAGCAAAAATGGCAGGCAAAGAAGGCGATGAAGAAGACAAAGTTGGTGCCAATAGATACATAAGAGTAAAGTTAAGTATGGATCCAACGACTAGAGTTGAGAACACGAAATCGAGCTCGTTGAGACCAAAGTTGGGTCGAGAAGCCATGTCTCCGAGAACACAAGCAGTGACACCCACCAACTCTTCCATTAGAACCTTGAAAGGAAACTGTGGATCTGCTGCAACTCTCGATC
The DNA window shown above is from Quercus lobata isolate SW786 chromosome 7, ValleyOak3.0 Primary Assembly, whole genome shotgun sequence and carries:
- the LOC115953206 gene encoding protein RETICULATA-RELATED 3, chloroplastic-like, with the protein product MASMAAQLQIRYSNNPRQYRCNNNNVSDSRVNAAPPASISFPHSSSSSASLNFNNQKRSLNLKPNNLLPFAGGGSDGGAGIGRGGGNGGGGGGGGDGNGSGDDSSSSKSSGGFGILGLFLNGWRSRVAADPQFPFKVLMEELVGVTACVLGDMASRPNFGLNELDFVFSTLVVGSILNFTLMYLLAPTLSSSSPSLPAIFASCPPSHMFEPGAYSLLNRCGTFVYKGAVFAAVGFAAGLVGTVLSNGLISMRKKMDPNFETPNKAPPTLLNSLTWALHMGISSNFRYQTLNGIEFLLAKGLPPLAFKSSVVVLRCLNNVLGGMSFVILARLTGSQSVEEAKPVAVEVGLVAEKEKLIDGGKDLQSNQSTYK